DNA from Candidatus Woesearchaeota archaeon:
ACATTTTTCCCTTATGAAATTCTCAAGTTCTTTTTCATTTACAACCGCTATTCCCTTGGCATCATCTCCTGCTTTCGGCTCCCCAAATGAATGTGCAACATAGCACACTGAAAGCACATGCTTCCTGCAGTCGCGCTTTGGGTCTGAATAAACTCCGAGAAGCCGCTCAATTTCAACCTCAAGCCCTGTTTCCTCAAACGCTTCCCTTACAGCAGCATCTTCAGCAGTTTCCCCATATTCAATGAAGCCGCCTGGAAGAGCCCAGCCAAACGGCTGATATTTTCTTTCCACAAGAACAATTCCAGCAGAATTACTTTCATTGGAATTGCGGTTGTTATCATAAGGATTTTTGCCAAGATATTTTATTATGATGTCT
Protein-coding regions in this window:
- a CDS encoding NUDIX hydrolase, translating into MVLVERKYQPFGWALPGGFIEYGETAEDAAVREAFEETGLEVEIERLLGVYSDPKRDCRKHVLSVCYVAHSFGEPKAGDDAKGIAVVNEKELENFIREKCLAFDHEKILMDYLESEKGR